Proteins encoded within one genomic window of Acinetobacter sp. WCHA55:
- a CDS encoding IS5 family transposase has translation MKKPTHKIYRTTNWPAYNRALINRGNIAIWFDPKTQWYAEPQGKQGRSQTYSDIAIQCCLMIKSLFRLTLRMVTGFVQSLIKLCGLDWTAPDYSTLCRRQKHIDIAISYQKNSDGLHLLVDSTGLKFLGEGEWKRKKHQSEYRRQWCKLHIGIDARTLQIRAVQLTTNNVSDSQVLGDLLNQIPLDEQIDSVYTDGAYDTKQCRQVIADRQAHAVIPPRKNAKPWKDKKVHSLERNELLRTVKRLGRTLWKKWSGYHQRSLVETKMHCIKLLGDKLSARNFQSQVNEVHARIAILNRFTELGRPHTQVVT, from the coding sequence ATGAAGAAGCCTACACACAAAATCTACCGCACAACCAATTGGCCCGCATATAACCGAGCTCTCATTAATCGTGGGAATATTGCCATTTGGTTCGATCCAAAAACACAATGGTATGCAGAACCTCAAGGCAAACAAGGTCGAAGTCAAACCTACTCCGACATAGCGATTCAATGCTGTTTGATGATCAAATCTCTATTTAGACTTACTTTACGCATGGTCACTGGCTTTGTTCAAAGCTTAATTAAACTTTGTGGATTAGATTGGACAGCACCAGATTACAGTACGCTTTGTAGAAGACAAAAGCATATTGATATTGCAATTAGTTATCAGAAAAACAGTGATGGGCTTCATCTACTCGTAGACTCTACTGGCTTAAAGTTTTTGGGCGAAGGTGAATGGAAACGTAAAAAGCATCAGTCTGAATATCGTCGCCAATGGTGTAAACTTCATATTGGTATAGATGCTAGAACCCTGCAAATACGAGCCGTTCAGCTCACGACCAACAATGTAAGTGATTCACAGGTGCTTGGGGATTTACTCAATCAGATTCCATTGGATGAGCAGATTGACTCCGTATATACCGATGGCGCTTATGACACCAAGCAATGCCGACAGGTCATTGCAGATCGGCAAGCACATGCAGTGATTCCACCTAGAAAAAATGCCAAGCCTTGGAAAGATAAAAAAGTTCATTCGCTAGAGCGAAATGAATTACTTCGCACTGTTAAACGTTTAGGCAGGACACTATGGAAAAAATGGTCGGGCTACCATCAGCGAAGTCTGGTTGAAACCAAGATGCACTGCATCAAATTATTAGGCGATAAACTCAGTGCTAGGAACTTTCAAAGCCAAGTCAACGAGGTACATGCTCGTATAGCCATTTTAAATAGATTTACAGAATTAGGCCGACCTCATACCCAAGTTGTCACTTAA
- a CDS encoding NAD-dependent succinate-semialdehyde dehydrogenase gives MLQAQYKDLLQHPDIRFDMPENGGYIEVKDAATHDTLAWVKSHDRASVEQVIARSQKAQTAWKAQTALQRADVLWAWFDLMQENKESLAQILTAEQGKPLAEARGEIGYAASFIRWFAEQARRIDGDVLTPTLPNQRLLVIKQAIGVTAAITPWNFPAAMITRKAAPAIAAGCSMIVKPAEQTPLTAYALEVLALRAGLPQDVLLHISGDSSEVGKTLCESDTVKKLSFTGSTQVGRILMQQCAPTIKKLSLELGGNAPVLVFDDANLEQAVQGIMASKFRNSGQTCVCANRIYVQDGIYDALVEKLTVAVANLKVGDGRVETSTQGPLIDEAAIEKVQSHIADAISKGAQVKTGGQRSSLGGTFFEPTLLTEVTQEMKVAKEETFGPLAPLFRFRTEEEAVQMANDTEFGLATYLFTQNTARQWRVGEALEYGMVGINTGAISNEVAPFGGVKQSGLGREGSKFGIDEYLEMKYLCVDLSV, from the coding sequence ATGCTTCAAGCGCAATATAAAGATTTATTACAGCATCCAGATATTCGTTTTGATATGCCAGAAAATGGTGGTTACATCGAAGTCAAAGATGCCGCAACACATGACACTTTGGCATGGGTGAAATCCCATGACCGCGCGTCAGTTGAGCAGGTGATTGCTCGCTCTCAAAAGGCACAAACAGCATGGAAAGCGCAAACAGCTCTACAACGTGCTGATGTGCTTTGGGCTTGGTTTGATTTGATGCAGGAAAATAAAGAGTCATTGGCTCAGATTTTGACTGCTGAACAAGGTAAACCTTTGGCTGAAGCACGTGGTGAAATTGGCTATGCTGCTTCATTTATTCGTTGGTTTGCAGAACAAGCACGTCGTATCGATGGTGATGTTTTAACACCGACTTTGCCGAACCAACGCTTGTTGGTAATCAAACAGGCGATTGGGGTTACGGCAGCAATTACGCCGTGGAACTTCCCTGCAGCAATGATCACACGTAAGGCCGCACCTGCCATTGCAGCAGGGTGCTCGATGATTGTGAAACCTGCTGAGCAAACGCCTTTAACGGCTTATGCTTTGGAAGTATTAGCGCTACGTGCAGGTTTGCCACAAGATGTGTTATTACACATCAGTGGTGATTCAAGCGAAGTGGGTAAAACATTGTGTGAAAGCGACACTGTGAAGAAGTTGAGCTTCACAGGTTCAACTCAAGTTGGTCGTATTTTGATGCAACAATGTGCGCCAACCATCAAAAAACTGTCTTTAGAGTTGGGCGGTAATGCACCTGTGTTGGTGTTTGACGATGCTAATCTTGAGCAAGCAGTACAAGGCATTATGGCCAGCAAGTTCCGTAATAGTGGACAGACCTGTGTATGTGCCAACCGTATTTATGTACAAGACGGTATTTACGATGCGTTGGTTGAAAAGTTGACAGTTGCTGTTGCGAATTTAAAAGTGGGCGATGGCCGAGTTGAGACTTCAACTCAAGGCCCGCTGATTGATGAAGCCGCGATTGAAAAAGTACAGTCGCATATTGCCGATGCAATCAGTAAAGGGGCACAGGTTAAAACCGGTGGTCAACGTTCAAGCTTAGGTGGTACTTTCTTTGAGCCGACACTTTTAACGGAAGTGACGCAAGAGATGAAAGTGGCGAAAGAAGAAACCTTTGGTCCATTGGCACCGCTGTTCCGTTTTAGAACGGAAGAAGAAGCGGTGCAAATGGCCAATGACACTGAGTTTGGTCTGGCAACCTACCTATTTACCCAAAACACAGCACGTCAGTGGCGTGTTGGTGAGGCGCTTGAGTACGGTATGGTGGGCATCAACACGGGTGCGATTTCAAATGAAGTGGCTCCCTTTGGTGGTGTGAAACAGTCTGGCTTAGGTCGTGAAGGTTCTAAATTTGGTATCGACGAATATCTCGAAATGAAATATTTGTGTGTGGACTTATCTGTATAA
- the gabT gene encoding 4-aminobutyrate--2-oxoglutarate transaminase, translating into MDSKHSALNARKLKATPRGVGVMCQWYAEKAENSTIWDAEGNQYTDFAGGIAVLNTGHRHPKIIAAVTEQLTKFTHTAYQVVPYESYVSLAERINARAPIAGEAKTTFFSTGAEAVENAVKIARSYTGRHGIVTFGNGFHGRSFMTMAMTGKTAPYKRDFGVMPSGVFHARYPVESKGITVDVAIESIEDIFAEDIAAHDVAAIVLEPVQGEGGFNVVPAEFLKRLRALCDQHGILIIADEVQTGFARTGKLFAMDHYETKADLITMAKSLGGGFPISGVVGRAEVMDAPNPGGLGGTYAGNPVAVASAHAVLDVIEEEGLCERANVLGAELVEVLNELKQSSSIVQDIRALGSMVAVELETADQAKAIQNYAMQNGLLILTCGRYGNVIRFLYPLTIPAEQFRAGLNILKQGFALSAAA; encoded by the coding sequence ATGGACAGTAAACACTCTGCACTGAACGCACGTAAACTAAAAGCGACTCCTCGTGGTGTTGGTGTCATGTGTCAATGGTATGCGGAGAAAGCAGAAAATTCCACGATTTGGGATGCTGAAGGGAATCAATATACTGACTTCGCGGGTGGTATTGCGGTATTGAACACAGGTCACCGTCATCCTAAAATTATTGCTGCTGTTACTGAACAATTGACTAAATTCACCCATACAGCGTACCAAGTTGTACCGTATGAAAGCTATGTTTCTTTAGCTGAACGTATTAATGCACGTGCGCCAATTGCAGGTGAAGCGAAAACAACTTTCTTCTCGACTGGTGCTGAAGCTGTAGAAAATGCAGTGAAAATTGCACGTTCTTACACAGGTCGTCACGGTATTGTGACTTTTGGTAATGGTTTCCATGGCCGTTCATTTATGACGATGGCAATGACGGGTAAAACTGCACCGTACAAACGTGACTTTGGTGTGATGCCTTCAGGTGTTTTCCATGCGCGCTACCCAGTAGAGTCAAAAGGCATTACTGTAGATGTTGCAATTGAAAGCATTGAAGACATTTTCGCAGAAGATATTGCGGCACATGATGTAGCAGCTATTGTGCTTGAACCTGTTCAAGGTGAAGGCGGTTTCAACGTTGTTCCTGCTGAATTCTTAAAGCGTTTACGTGCTTTGTGTGACCAACATGGTATTTTGATTATTGCAGATGAAGTACAGACAGGCTTTGCCCGTACTGGTAAGTTGTTTGCCATGGATCATTATGAAACCAAAGCCGATTTAATCACGATGGCGAAAAGTCTTGGTGGTGGTTTCCCAATCTCTGGCGTGGTTGGTCGTGCTGAAGTGATGGATGCACCAAACCCAGGTGGTCTAGGTGGTACTTATGCAGGTAACCCAGTGGCTGTGGCTTCTGCACATGCGGTACTGGACGTGATTGAAGAAGAAGGTCTTTGTGAACGTGCAAATGTATTGGGCGCAGAGTTAGTTGAAGTTCTAAACGAACTCAAACAATCTTCTTCTATTGTTCAAGATATTCGTGCTTTAGGCTCAATGGTTGCTGTTGAATTGGAAACGGCGGATCAAGCGAAAGCGATTCAAAACTATGCAATGCAAAATGGCTTGCTTATTTTGACCTGTGGTCGTTATGGTAATGTGATCCGTTTCTTATATCCTTTAACGATTCCTGCAGAACAATTCCGTGCTGGCTTAAACATTTTAAAACAAGGTTTTGCACTTTCTGCAGCAGCATAA
- a CDS encoding PLP-dependent aminotransferase family protein: MRSLLGDYLLQRLQQDIDGTLQLRLFRCLRNAIIDSVLAPKTRLPASRDLAKEIKVSRNTVLSAYEQLQAQGYVEARTGQGTWVAEKLPESFLVKAENTNNQTQEKKPQQNYNLSQRGSYLIGYSAASPYQWGAFVPGAPDVTEFPHHIFSRIQTRLSREPEINNLIYSNAGGCLELRQELAEYLKIARSVQCDADQIIITEGTHQAIDLVSRTLSDPGDEVWIEDPAYWGARNILRINGVNLRSLPVDQEGIIPDLAPKTPPKLIFVTPSHQYPLGSHLSLERRKQLIAIARQHKSWIVEDDYDSEFRFSGQPFPSLQGLEPDAPVIYMGTFSKTIYPALRIGYLVVPKKLFSPLRIVASELYRGGHLLDQKVLAEFIREGHYEAHIRRMRLLYSKRHAFLIDLITRHLGADFLHEYNTAAGLHLILKLPSNMDDVLIASNALDQGVKVRALSQYYTKHYSTRQKGLLLGFACVREQEILVAFGVLLKCLRNVGVRTLS; this comes from the coding sequence TTGCGTAGCTTGCTTGGAGATTATTTACTGCAACGATTACAGCAAGATATTGACGGAACCCTACAATTACGGTTGTTCCGCTGCTTACGCAACGCCATTATTGACAGTGTACTCGCACCCAAAACTCGCCTACCTGCATCGCGTGACTTAGCCAAAGAAATTAAAGTCTCACGCAATACCGTACTTAGTGCATATGAACAATTACAAGCACAAGGCTATGTTGAAGCACGTACAGGCCAAGGCACTTGGGTAGCTGAAAAACTGCCTGAATCCTTTTTGGTCAAAGCTGAAAATACCAATAACCAAACTCAAGAAAAAAAGCCCCAGCAGAATTATAATTTGTCCCAGCGCGGTTCCTATCTCATCGGCTATTCAGCGGCATCGCCTTACCAATGGGGCGCTTTTGTGCCTGGTGCCCCCGATGTCACAGAGTTTCCGCACCATATTTTTAGCCGTATTCAGACCCGCCTCAGCCGTGAACCTGAAATTAATAATCTTATTTATAGCAACGCAGGCGGTTGTTTAGAGCTGCGCCAAGAACTGGCGGAATACCTCAAAATTGCACGTTCGGTGCAATGCGATGCAGACCAAATCATTATTACCGAAGGGACACATCAGGCGATCGATTTGGTTTCACGGACCTTAAGTGACCCAGGCGATGAAGTCTGGATTGAAGATCCTGCTTATTGGGGGGCACGTAATATTTTACGCATTAATGGCGTAAACCTACGCTCCTTGCCTGTAGATCAAGAAGGGATTATTCCTGACCTAGCCCCGAAAACCCCACCTAAACTGATTTTTGTGACGCCTTCACATCAGTACCCTTTAGGCTCTCACTTAAGTTTAGAGCGTCGTAAACAATTGATTGCCATCGCGCGACAGCATAAAAGCTGGATTGTAGAAGATGACTATGACAGTGAATTCCGCTTTTCGGGTCAACCTTTCCCGTCTTTGCAAGGCTTAGAACCAGATGCACCTGTCATTTATATGGGAACCTTCAGTAAAACCATCTACCCTGCGTTGCGCATTGGCTATTTGGTGGTTCCTAAAAAGCTGTTTTCACCACTGCGTATTGTGGCATCGGAACTATATCGAGGTGGGCATTTACTGGATCAAAAAGTCTTGGCAGAGTTTATCCGTGAAGGCCATTATGAAGCACATATTCGTCGTATGCGTTTACTCTATAGCAAGCGTCACGCCTTTTTAATCGATCTGATTACACGTCATCTTGGGGCAGACTTCCTGCATGAATACAATACCGCTGCTGGTTTACATTTGATTTTGAAGCTGCCGAGCAACATGGATGATGTGTTGATTGCTAGCAATGCACTTGATCAAGGCGTAAAAGTTCGAGCGCTGTCACAATACTATACCAAGCATTATTCAACACGGCAGAAAGGACTACTATTGGGCTTTGCCTGTGTCCGTGAACAAGAAATATTGGTGGCATTTGGTGTGTTACTCAAGTGTCTACGAAATGTAGGAGTTCGTACGCTGAGTTGA
- a CDS encoding amino acid permease, whose amino-acid sequence MEAPKQSAVPDASQGLKNGLKSRHLTMISIAGVIGGSLFIGSGNVIYSAGPAAVLAYAFGGLLILLIMRMLGEMAVLNPDSGSFSTYADRAIGRWAGFTIGWLYWCSWALLMGWEAYVAGKILNSWFPFIPIWGYMLVVIVSLVLVNLQNVKNYGEFEFWFALIKVIAIVIFLVIGSLAIMHLWPWGQASASGITHLTADGFMPNGFSAVITALLGVMFAYIGAEIVTVAAAESENPAREIRKASNSVVWRIMLFYVGSMFITVCLIPHNNPLLKDPTWGTYSVTLSALGIPEAKHIVNFVVLTSVCSCFNSALYTCSRMLFSLSKRGDAPKSFGSINRNGSPWMGVLVSSLFALLATYLTATESMNVYDIFMLATGTAALYVYLTIAFSQLRMRKKLEAEGQVIDFKMWLFPWLTYLAIFFIIGALITMLVEGTYFKEVTYTSLLALFIVGLGICAQKFNWGKHAQDKSMSTQADLSNNL is encoded by the coding sequence ATGGAAGCACCTAAACAAAGCGCTGTGCCGGATGCATCTCAGGGCTTAAAAAATGGACTTAAGTCACGTCATCTCACCATGATCTCAATTGCGGGTGTCATTGGTGGTTCACTGTTCATCGGTTCGGGAAATGTTATCTATTCGGCAGGCCCTGCTGCAGTTTTGGCCTATGCGTTTGGTGGATTACTCATTCTGTTAATTATGCGTATGCTGGGTGAAATGGCCGTTCTCAATCCAGATAGTGGTTCGTTTTCAACCTATGCTGATCGTGCCATTGGGCGTTGGGCTGGTTTTACCATTGGCTGGCTGTATTGGTGTTCTTGGGCTTTGCTGATGGGTTGGGAGGCCTATGTCGCAGGTAAAATTCTCAACAGTTGGTTTCCCTTTATCCCAATCTGGGGTTACATGCTGGTCGTAATTGTGTCCTTAGTTTTGGTCAACTTACAAAATGTCAAAAACTATGGTGAATTTGAATTTTGGTTTGCACTCATCAAAGTAATTGCGATTGTGATTTTCTTAGTGATTGGTAGCTTAGCCATCATGCATTTATGGCCTTGGGGTCAAGCAAGTGCATCAGGAATCACGCATTTAACTGCGGACGGCTTCATGCCAAATGGTTTCTCTGCGGTCATCACCGCCCTACTCGGGGTTATGTTTGCCTATATCGGTGCTGAAATTGTTACGGTTGCGGCGGCAGAATCAGAAAATCCAGCCCGTGAAATTCGTAAAGCATCTAACTCTGTGGTGTGGCGAATTATGTTGTTCTATGTCGGTTCAATGTTTATTACCGTCTGCCTAATTCCACATAACAATCCGCTGTTAAAAGATCCAACTTGGGGAACCTATAGTGTGACTTTGTCAGCACTTGGCATTCCAGAAGCAAAACACATTGTAAACTTCGTGGTCCTAACCTCAGTATGTAGCTGCTTTAACTCAGCACTTTATACCTGTTCACGGATGTTATTTTCACTGTCAAAACGTGGCGATGCACCGAAAAGCTTCGGTTCAATCAACCGTAATGGTAGTCCGTGGATGGGCGTTCTGGTGTCGTCATTATTTGCTCTACTGGCAACGTACCTTACTGCAACTGAAAGTATGAATGTCTATGACATCTTCATGTTAGCAACAGGTACAGCGGCGTTGTATGTCTATCTGACCATTGCCTTCTCACAATTACGTATGCGTAAGAAGTTAGAAGCTGAAGGCCAAGTCATTGACTTTAAAATGTGGTTATTCCCTTGGCTCACTTATCTTGCCATTTTCTTTATCATTGGGGCGCTCATTACCATGCTTGTGGAGGGAACCTATTTCAAAGAAGTGACTTATACCAGTTTACTTGCCTTGTTTATTGTTGGATTAGGCATCTGCGCGCAGAAGTTTAACTGGGGAAAGCATGCTCAAGATAAGTCGATGAGTACTCAAGCTGACTTGAGCAATAACCTTTGA
- a CDS encoding alpha/beta hydrolase, with translation MNKKPTIILVHGFWGGAAHWAKVITDLFHRGYEDLRAVELPLTSLADDVERTRKMVAQVQGNALLVGHSYGGAVITEVGNQPNVVGLVYIAAFAPDAGESPASITQQHLPVGAPNLEPDSDGYLWVKADKYHESFCQDLTNDEGMVMGITQKAPVASTFGDTISNPAWKTKPSWYQISTEDRMIHPENQAHMSSRLNAQKVISLDASHASLASQPKAVADLIDEAATFLVR, from the coding sequence ATGAATAAGAAGCCTACAATTATTTTAGTACATGGATTTTGGGGCGGAGCTGCCCATTGGGCAAAAGTCATTACCGACCTATTTCACCGAGGTTACGAAGACCTACGTGCCGTTGAACTGCCACTTACCTCTTTAGCTGATGATGTCGAACGAACTCGTAAAATGGTTGCACAAGTGCAAGGAAATGCCCTTTTAGTTGGCCACTCCTATGGTGGGGCGGTCATTACTGAAGTAGGGAATCAACCAAATGTTGTGGGTCTAGTCTATATTGCAGCTTTTGCACCCGATGCTGGTGAAAGCCCAGCTAGCATTACTCAGCAACATTTACCTGTAGGAGCACCCAACTTAGAACCCGACAGTGATGGATACCTTTGGGTGAAAGCCGATAAATACCATGAAAGCTTCTGTCAGGACTTAACAAATGATGAAGGAATGGTCATGGGCATCACCCAGAAAGCCCCTGTTGCGAGTACTTTTGGTGATACTATTTCCAACCCAGCATGGAAGACCAAACCATCTTGGTACCAAATTTCAACCGAAGACCGCATGATTCACCCTGAAAATCAAGCACATATGTCCTCTCGTTTAAATGCTCAAAAGGTCATTTCTTTAGATGCCAGCCATGCTTCACTTGCATCTCAACCCAAAGCTGTTGCTGATTTAATTGATGAAGCAGCGACCTTCCTTGTGCGTTAA
- a CDS encoding cytochrome ubiquinol oxidase subunit I, translated as MSLGLTALELARIQFAFTVSFHIIFPATSIGLACFLAMLEWKWLRTQNPIYKDLFKYWIKIFAVAFAMGVVSGIVMAYQFGTNWSEFSRIAGSVTGPLLTYEVMSAFFLEAGFLGIMLFGWGRVSPKAHFFATLMVAIGTCISMFWILSSNSWMQTPQGFAIENGIIVPTDWWAIVFNPSFPYRFAHMAAAAFLVSSLLVVGTAAWHLLKGRRDELVKKSFSMGLWMVLVTSCLQVVIGDNHGLNTLKHQPAKLAAIEGHWETNHDHGMPLLLFALPNMETESNDLEFGIPNLGSLILTHSVDGQVTGLKDFAPEDRPNALIVFWSFRVMVGLGMLMVLLSLTALWLRKKGALYESSWFHKFSIIMGPTGYIALLAGWVTTEVGRQPWVVYGVIRTKDGLSHTVTADQVGLSLIIFVLVYTIVFGAGIYYMLRLIKLGPAFSTPLDAVQDTGPGHFKTPLRPLSAVEESIDNTDPSAQNSKEKPHD; from the coding sequence ATGAGCCTCGGATTAACCGCACTTGAGTTGGCAAGAATTCAATTTGCCTTTACTGTTTCCTTTCATATTATTTTTCCTGCAACCTCTATTGGTTTAGCCTGCTTTCTTGCCATGCTGGAATGGAAGTGGTTGCGCACTCAAAATCCAATTTATAAAGACTTGTTTAAGTACTGGATTAAAATTTTTGCTGTGGCATTTGCTATGGGGGTTGTTTCTGGCATTGTCATGGCCTACCAGTTTGGGACCAACTGGAGTGAATTTTCACGTATTGCAGGTAGCGTCACAGGGCCATTGCTCACTTATGAAGTCATGAGTGCCTTCTTTTTAGAGGCGGGTTTCTTGGGCATTATGCTATTTGGTTGGGGACGTGTCAGTCCCAAAGCCCACTTTTTTGCTACTTTAATGGTTGCCATTGGTACCTGTATTTCTATGTTCTGGATTTTATCCTCCAACAGTTGGATGCAGACACCTCAAGGCTTTGCCATCGAAAATGGCATTATTGTACCCACAGACTGGTGGGCAATCGTGTTTAACCCTTCCTTCCCTTATCGATTTGCCCATATGGCAGCAGCGGCCTTTCTTGTCTCATCCCTTTTGGTGGTTGGCACCGCAGCGTGGCATTTGCTGAAAGGCCGTCGTGATGAGTTGGTGAAAAAGTCTTTTTCCATGGGCTTATGGATGGTACTGGTCACGTCTTGCTTACAAGTTGTAATTGGGGACAACCACGGTTTAAATACCCTAAAACACCAACCTGCAAAATTAGCAGCCATTGAAGGCCATTGGGAAACCAATCATGATCATGGCATGCCTTTATTACTGTTTGCTTTACCAAATATGGAAACAGAATCAAATGATCTTGAGTTTGGTATTCCCAATCTGGGTAGTTTGATTCTGACGCACTCAGTTGATGGTCAAGTCACTGGTTTAAAGGACTTCGCGCCTGAAGACCGTCCGAATGCACTGATTGTGTTTTGGAGTTTTCGCGTCATGGTTGGCTTGGGCATGTTGATGGTTTTACTCTCATTAACAGCATTGTGGCTACGTAAAAAAGGGGCTTTATACGAAAGCAGTTGGTTTCATAAATTTTCCATCATTATGGGACCTACAGGATATATTGCGCTCCTAGCAGGTTGGGTCACCACAGAAGTTGGTCGCCAGCCATGGGTGGTGTATGGCGTGATTCGGACTAAAGACGGTTTATCGCATACAGTCACCGCAGATCAAGTCGGCTTGAGCCTGATTATTTTTGTTCTGGTCTATACCATCGTCTTTGGCGCGGGAATTTACTACATGCTGCGCTTGATCAAATTAGGCCCTGCTTTTTCTACGCCTTTAGATGCCGTGCAAGATACTGGTCCGGGGCATTTTAAAACCCCTTTACGTCCACTCAGTGCTGTTGAAGAATCTATCGATAACACTGATCCTTCTGCTCAAAATAGTAAGGAGAAACCACATGATTGA
- the cydB gene encoding cytochrome d ubiquinol oxidase subunit II, which produces MIDLALVWVGIIGLGVLIYVIMDGFDLGIGILFPFMNGTQERDVMMNTVAPVWDGNETWMVLGGAGLFAAFPLVYSTVLSALYLPIIFMVVALIFRGVAFEFRFKATRTKYLWDLAFIWGSILSSFFQGVILGAYIQGIQTTNGIYSGGGWDWFTPFTCFTGLGVVVMYATLGCGWLIWKTEKEIQQRMYHLMPRLIIALLIIFGTVSLYTPLTHPEIAQRWFSLPNLYYFSPVPILVLLFVGLILSACKKQHELKPFIYTLALVFLAFTGFVISLWPYIIPPSVTIWQAAAPESSLKFTLVGAAILIPIIIAYTFLSYWVFRDKVRIGDQGYH; this is translated from the coding sequence ATGATTGATCTCGCTTTGGTTTGGGTCGGTATTATCGGACTCGGTGTGCTCATCTATGTGATTATGGATGGTTTCGACTTAGGCATTGGCATTCTGTTTCCCTTCATGAACGGAACACAAGAACGTGATGTGATGATGAATACCGTCGCGCCCGTTTGGGACGGCAATGAAACATGGATGGTACTGGGTGGTGCTGGATTGTTCGCTGCATTTCCTTTGGTCTATTCAACCGTTCTATCGGCACTGTATTTACCCATTATCTTTATGGTGGTGGCCTTGATTTTCCGCGGTGTGGCGTTCGAATTCCGTTTCAAAGCCACACGCACCAAATACCTCTGGGATCTCGCGTTTATCTGGGGCTCTATCTTATCGAGCTTTTTCCAAGGCGTGATTTTAGGAGCTTATATCCAAGGTATTCAGACCACTAATGGTATTTACAGCGGTGGCGGATGGGACTGGTTCACGCCATTTACATGCTTTACAGGCCTAGGCGTCGTGGTGATGTATGCCACTTTAGGTTGTGGTTGGCTCATTTGGAAAACCGAAAAAGAGATACAGCAACGAATGTATCATCTCATGCCTAGATTGATTATTGCTTTACTCATCATCTTCGGTACGGTGAGTTTATATACGCCACTGACTCATCCTGAAATTGCGCAGCGCTGGTTCTCTCTGCCGAATCTATACTATTTTAGTCCAGTGCCAATTTTAGTTTTACTGTTTGTTGGCTTGATTTTATCTGCCTGCAAAAAACAGCATGAACTAAAACCGTTTATCTATACTTTGGCTTTAGTCTTTTTGGCTTTTACTGGCTTCGTCATCAGCTTATGGCCGTATATTATTCCGCCATCGGTCACGATTTGGCAGGCCGCCGCACCTGAGTCAAGTTTGAAGTTCACTTTGGTTGGAGCTGCAATTCTCATTCCGATCATCATTGCCTATACCTTCTTGTCCTATTGGGTGTTCCGTGACAAAGTACGTATAGGGGATCAGGGTTATCATTAA